The sequence CACCGGCCCCATCGCCAAGGGCACTTGGGCGCTCACCGGGGGCGCGGCCACGGTGTCGGGCAGCGGCTTCCGGTTCCACTCGGCCACCGGTTCGTACGACCCGGCGAACGGCGCGCTGACGGCCGCGTTCTCGGGCGGGGTCCGGTTCACCGGGCACGAGGAGAACGGCACGAACGCGCTCGACCTGAGCATCGGCCGGCTCACCTTCCGGGCCGCCGCGGGCGGCGCGGCCGGGCTCTACGCGGACGTCAGCAGCAAGTCCCGGGAGACCGGGCAGGTCAGCAACGCGAGCCAGGCCAAGCTGGCCGAGCTCTCGCTGGCCGGCGTCGACCTGCGCGGCGCGGCCGGGACCCTGTCGCTCAGCAACGTCCCGGCGACCCTGACCGACGCGGGGGCCAAGGCCTTCGGCGGCTTCTACACCGCCGGGACGGCCCTCGACCCGGTCAGCCTCTCGGTCAACCTCCCGGCGGCGCAGGCCACGCCGACGCCGACGGCTCCCGCTTCGCCGACCGCCGTCGCGTCGCCGTCCGCGTCGGCCCCGGCGGTGCCGGTGCCGAGCACGACCGCGCCGACTGCTCCGGCCAGCCCCGCAGCTCCGACCACCCCGGCCGCCACCCCGGCCACCGAGTTCGCCAACGGCGCGCTCGACTGGGGCGTGCGCCGGACCTTCCGCGACTACGTCACCGGCACGGTCGCCCAGGGCCGGTGGGAGCTGTCCGGCGGCGCGGCCGACGGCGGCGCGTTCTACCGCTGGACGCCCGCCAAGGGCAGCTACGACCAGGCCACCGGTGCGCTCACCGCCGCCTTCACCGGCAGCGTCCGCTTCACCGGTCTGAAGAGCGGCGACGCCTACGGCCTGGACCTGACCCTGGCCAACACCGCCGTCACCGTGGCCGACGGCAAGGGCGTGCTGCGCGCCGACGTCGCCGGCCGCACCCCGGACGGCGGCACCCAGCAGCTCACCGGTGTCGAGCTGGGCACCTTCGACCCGGCCGGGCTGAGCACCGAGGGCGGCCTGCTCAAGGCCGTCGAACTCCCGCTCACGCTCACCGAGGCGGGCGGCAAGGCCTTCGGCGGCCTCTACCCGGCGGGCACCGCGATGGACCCGCTGAGCTTCGCCGTCGCGCTCGACCCGGCGGCCGCGCTCCCGCCGCTGCCGGACCTCGGCAGCGCCCCGGCGGTCGCGCCGACCCCGTCGGCCACCACCGCCCCGCCGGCCACGCCCGCCGCGGCGCCGGTCGCCGCGGACGCCGGCGACTCGGGCGGCGTCCCGACCGCGGCCCTGGTCGGCGGCGGCCTGCTCGCCGTCGCGCTGGCCGTGACCGCCGGCCTGTTCGTCCTCCGCCGCCGTCGCGCCACCCCCGCCGACGCGGCCTGACCCCCCCTTCCACTTCCCCGCTCACGAACGGAGACCCCCATGTCCCGCAACCGCACCCGGATGGCCGCCCTGGCCGCCGTCACCGCCGGCCTCGGCCTGACCGCCTTCGGCGCTCCGGTCCTGGCCTTCGGTGCCGGCGCGCCGAGCAGTGTCACCTACGACACCGGCTCGCTGGACTGGGGGGTCAAGGCCAGCTTCCGGAGCTACGTCACCGGGCCGGTCGGCCAGGGTGCGGTGGAGCTGAGCGGCGGCGCGACCACCAACGCCGACGGCAGCTTCCACTTCGGGCTGGCGAGCGCCAGCTACGACATGGGCACCCACGTGCTGACCTCCGCCTTCACCGGCGGGGTGCGGTTCACCGCCCACCACGGCGCGCTGGACGTGGGCCTGAGCGACCTGAAGATCACCACCGCCGGCACGGTCGGCACCCTCACCGCCGACACCGCGTCCAAGGAGACGGTGGGCGCCCCCGAGCCGACCCGCCGCGACGACGTCCCGCTGGTGACCTTCACGGTCGGCCGGGACACCACCAACGGCACGCCGACGGCGGCGAAGCTGACCGAGGAGGGCGCCAAGGCCTTCGCCGGCTTCTACGCCGCCGGGTCGGACATGGACCCGCTGTCGCTGCTGCTCAAGCAGAGCCCGGCCACGCCGTCCCCGACCGCCACGCCGACGCCGACGCAGACCCCCACGGCCACCGCCACGCCGACCGCCACCGGCAGCCCGACGGCCACCGCCTCCTCGACCGCCACGGCGTCGCCCACCGTCACGGCCTCGCCGACGGCGACCGCCTCGCCCACCGCGACCGGCAGCCCGACCGCCACCTCCTCGCCCACCGCCACCGGTTCGCCGAGCGCGACCAACTCGCCCACCGCGACCGGCAGCCCGTCCACCGCGCCGAGCAACGGTGAGCTCGCCGTCGTCAACGGCACCCTGGACTGGCAGGTCAAGGAGAGCTTCCGCAAGTACCTGCAGAGCCCGGTGGCCAACGGCAAGGTCGAGTTCGCGGGCGGCGCGGCCGACTACCGGTTCAGCGGTGCCAAGGGCGCGTACAACACCAAGACCCACGCGCTCTCCGCGGGCTTCGCCGGTTCGGTGCGCTTCCTCGGCCACCCGGGCGAGGGCGGCGGCTACCAGCTGGACACCACCTTCTCCAAGCTGGGCCTGAGCATCGACAAGGACGGCGCCTTCCTGACCGCCGACGTCAACGCCAAGTCGCTGGACGGGAAGACCACCACGCTGTCCGGCGCCCGGATAGCCGAGCTGGACCTCTCCAAGGCGAGCCTCGCCCCGGTCAACGGTGTCGTGACGCTGAACGCCGTCCCGGCCAAGCTGACCGCCGAGGGCGTGCCGGCCTTCGCCAACTACAAGGCGGGCGAGGCGCTCGACCCGGTCACCGTCTCGCTGGCCTTCGACAAGAACGCCCAGCTGCCGACCGGCACGGCGGGCGGCGGTACGGGCGGTGCGGGCGGTGCCGGCGGCTCCGTCGGTGGCACCGGCACCGGCACCGGAACGGGCAGCGTCTCCGGCGCGGGCACGGTCGGCGGCGCCTCGCTGACCACCGGCGGCAGCTCCTCCTCGCTCGGCGGCTCCGGCGTGCTGGCCTCCACCGGCTCGGACACCCCGGTCGTCCCGCTGCTGGCCACCGCCGCCGGCCTGCTGCTCCTGGGCGGCGGCGCCACCGCCCTGGCCCGCCACCGGAAGTCGCTCAGCGTCTGACATCCGGTCCGAAGTGCACTGTGGCCCTCGCTCGGTCCGAGCGAGGGCCACAGTGCTCGGCGCCGGAGCTCGATGTCCCGTTTGTGCAGATCGTGTGACGCTGTTTCACGCCTGTGACGGTTGCCGTACAGATCAAGGAAGCTCGGCTGACAGGCTTCTCTCATCGCACAGAGCAGCGAGCGGCCGAACGAGTGGACGACAGTCCCGGGGGGCGATGGAAGCGGCTCTGGCACAGCATCGGACCGTCACAGCGTTCTCGGGGGATACACGATCATGAGCAAGGCCCTTTCGTTCCGCAAGTCCTCGTCCCGCATCGCCAAGCTCGCCGCCATCGGCGCCATCACGGTCGGCCTCGTGGCCGCCGTCAGCCCGGCCGCCCAGGCCGCCTCGGCCGCTGCCGCGGGTCCGAAGGGGCTGAAGCACAACGTGCTGACCGTCAGCAACGGCACCCGGTACGTGCAGATCGACGGCAAGACCGTCGACTTCCGCACCGTGGTGCGGGACCTCGCCTGGTCCCCGGACGGCAACAAGGCCGTCTTCATCGACGGTGCGAGCAACCTCGTCATCTCCGACGCGGACGGCAGCAACCGGGTCACCGTGGCCAAGAACCCCGGTGGCCAGAACTGGAACCACCCGACCTGGCAGACGATCCCGGGCTACGCCGAGGGCGGCCTGCTCTCCCGGAACAACATCGTCTTCGTCGCCCGGAAGAACGGCGTCTCCCGCCTGGAGACCATCCCGGCCAACGCCGTCCAGGGTCAGCCGACCGACCTGTCCGTCTCGGGTGGCTTCGACGGTCCCGAGCTGCCGGAGACGGGCAACATCTGGCCGAACGCGAGCAGCAAGAAGGGCACCGCCGTCTACGCCAACCCCGGCACCGGCACCGTCTACATCCACGACGACTACCTGCGTTCGCAGAGCGACGTGCTGACCAAGGGCTCCCAGCCCGCGCTCTCGCCCGACGGTGAGGACGTCGTCTTCGTCCGCTCGGTGCAGGGCCACGACCACCTGTTCGTGCAGGGCGTGCACGACAAGACGGCCAAGGACCTGACCCCCAAGGCCACCACCGACTACACCCAGCCGACCTTCTCCCCGGACGGTCGGACCATCGCCGCCCGCACGCCGAAGGGCATCGTGACCCTCCCGGTCAGCGGTGCCGCCAAGCCCACCGTGGTGACCAGCCGGGTCGGCCTGCCGGCCTACCGCGGCTGACACCGACGAGCTCGAGGACCGTTGGACCGCCCGGCCGGGTCAGCTACCGGCCAGGCGGTCCAATTCCTTTTGGAGGTCCGGGAGATGCTCGTCCGCGTTGTCGTGGGGCAAGAACTCCACCACGTCGACGAAGCGGAACAGCACCCGGGTCTCGGTGATCCCGTACTCGTAGTCGGCGAATCCCACCACGGCGCCGGTGGTGCCCCGGACCGCGCCCCGGACGACGTGCTCGGTCATCTCGTCGGGCTGCTGGGCCGACTGCCGGCGCCGTGCGTTGGGCCGGGCCAGGTAGGGGCAGACCATCGAGGCGTAGAGCATGCACGCGCGGTGGCCGGGGCCCTCCAGGGTCGGGGAGAGATTGCGGTAGGGGCGGCCGGCCGCCAGCGCCTCGGCGATCGCGGCGCTTTCCGTCTCACCGACCACCCGCCATACGGGCCCCTTGGGCATCAGCTTGTTGCAGACCGAACAGAGCCGCCCCCGCGCGCAGTCGGCGCTGCGGCCGTAGTCCGTCAACGCGAACTGGGGTTGCTCGCCCTCCCACGGCGTGATCGCCGGAACGGGGTAGCCGCGCACGTCGCGGGGCCGGGCATCGATGGACGGGGGTATCGGGACAGTGTCGAAGCGCACGCCCCATCAGTACCAGGAATCGTTCGGGCTGCACACTGTCGGGTACCCGAGGGCCACAGTGCTGCCCGCAGGAAGTCGGATCGGCCGACTTCCTGCGCGATGGAAGCGCCGTGGTGGCTAGAAGGGGTGGTCGAGTCGGTCGGCCTTGATGGTTCGGAGGAGGCTGGCGAAGGCGGCCGGGGTTGTGTGGAGGACGGTGTCGCCGTCGTCGGACTCCCGGAGTTCGACCAGGCCGTCCCCGGTACGGATCTCGACGCAGTTGGAGTCGTCTCCGCTGAAGCTGGACTTCTGCCAATCGAGCTGTGCCATATTCGCCTTCTTCAGAGGGTGTAACGGAGGTGCTGGACCAATCCCCATGAGTCGTGTTCGACACGAGATCGTAGAGGGAGCGATGCGTCCAGCGCCGGGAGCGCAAGTGCCTTGAGCGCATCAAACTTCGCACGGTAGGCGGCAACCTCCGCCTGGTCGCTCAAATACGAGGTACCGCCGGGGTGTTCCATCAGTGCTGTGTCCAGATCACGGTGCGCGCCATGCACGATCATGAACGGTGTGCCCGTGGAGACGTAGTCGGTGCAACGGAAGGGAAGGATCTGGATTGTCACGTGGTCGAGTTCGCTGATCTCGACCAGATGGTCCAGCTGATCTCTCATGGCGTCCGGGCCGCCGAACCGGGTGTGCAGAGCGGCCTCATGGATCACCGCATGGAAGGGAATGGCTCCGTCCCCGTCTATGACCTGCTGGCGGCTACGGCGGAACTCCATCTTCTTCTCGTCGCTGCTGAGGATGACCTCGCTGTAACGAGGCACCTGGAGCAGCCCGGGGATCAGCAGGGTCTCGTAACTGGAGAGGGAAGCGGCGGTCGATTCGGACTCGGCCAGATCGAGGGCCGAGGCGTTGACCGACCCCTTGAAGGCGCTCCACCACCCCTTGCCGTTGCTGAGCCCCATCTCCTGGAGAGCCGTCACATAGGTCTCATCCATGTGACCGTAGGCGTTCAGCAGGGTGGTGAGTCGGTCCGGATCCAGCCCGGTGCGTCCGGCCTCGATGTGGCTGAGTTGCGGGCCGCCCATGCCGACGAGCGCACCGGCGTCTTTGACCGCCAGTCCGGCGCCCTCGCGCAGGCGCCTCAGCTCAGCGCCGAAGCGGCGCTGCCTCTCACTGATCTGGGTCCTGAGTGCCAAGGGGTGTCCTTCCGTGTCTGGGAAGTCTCTCGCTGTGAAGGCCCGGGATGCCACTCGCGAGAGTGAGAGCTCTCGCCCTCGCCCGGCCATCTTCCCGGATCGTGTTGCACGCGTGGAACCTAATGGCCTACCGTCAGTGTTGCGTCGGTCACATGACTGATCGTCATCAGTGCCTTTTCTTCGGGCAGTAGGCGCATGCTGCTCGCTTCTCGCCGCGCATCAGCCGGGTCCGGGCTGGCCTCGTTCGTGGCGCTGCTCCCTCTCTCTGCCCCTCCCTCTGGAGGTTCGCCATGCGTGCCCTCATCCCGCCCGACTGCTCTCTCGCCCGTGCCGAACTCCGGGCCGCCCTCACCTCTGCCGGCTGGCCGCCGGACGTCATCGACGATGCCGAACTCGCCTTCCAGGAGCTGTACATCAACGCCTGGCAGCACGGGGGCTGCCAGGCGCCGCCCGTCCTCGTCTGCCTCCGGCCCGCCGTGCTCCGGGTCTCGGTGTGCGACGACTGTCCCGACCTCCCCTCGCCCCGGGTCTCCGCCGATCCCTACGCCGTCTCCGGGCGAGGCCTCCACCTCGTGCGCGCCCTCACCGACCGGGTGGGCGCCGACTCCACCAAGTCCGGCAAGGTCGTCTGGTTCGAACTGGACTTCGCCGCGTGAACGCCCCGATCGACCCCCACGACCGCATCCTGCGCACCTACACCGAGCCCGAGGTCACCGCCCTCCTCCGCGAACTCCACGAGCGGGGCGCGCCTCTCGGCCTGCGCTGGGGCTCCGCCGCCGTCTCGGACCCCACCATCGACGGCCGCCTGCTCGTCGACTTCGGCGACGCCCCCGTCTCCACCCTCCTCAACCTCCTCACCCTGCTGCGCGAGGTGACCCGGGAATGAGCACCTTCCTCGTCGGCGCCGCCTTCACCGTCCTCCTCGCCCTCGCCATCGCCACCGTGATCACCGGCGTCGTCACCGCCCTGAAGATCGGCCCGCCCCCACCCCCGATCACCCGCCACGGCCACTGGGAACCCCACACCCACCCCGACGGCACCACCGAACACACCTGGATCCCCCACCAAGCCGACCCCGACAGCCCGCAGCCACACTGGCCCCAAAACCGCACCCCAGCGGTGGCCCCTTGCGACCAGTAAGGGGCTCATCGGGAAGGCGCAGGAAGTCCATCCCGTCGACTTCCTGCGCCGACCCACGCTCGACCTGGTCCGAGAAGCGGTCGGCTGTGGACTGCTGCCCCTCGCTCGATTCGAGCGCGGGGCAGCAAGCATCGAGTGGGACGCCCCGCCGCCAGAGCGTGGAGTGGGAAGTCGACCCCACCGACTTCCCACTCCGGGGCCGGTCGCCACCACAGCAGGCCGGTGCCCCCTTGCGAACCGCAAGGGGGTACCGAACGCAGAACCCTCCTCAGGAAGTCGGCCCCGTGGACCCCCGCCGCAGAATCCACCCCGGCCGTTCCTCCCGCCCGGGAAGGTGACCAGGAGTCGACCGGCAGGCGGAGTGGGGAGTCGGCCTCTTCGACTTTCCAGTCCCGCAACCGGGGTGGAAGGCCGACCCCTCGGACGTCTCGTTCCTGCGCAGCAAGTCGGCCGCCTCGACTTCCTGTGCCGAGCCGCTAGGCCCACAGTCGGTCGCCGTGAATGAACGTTTCTGCTGCGTGGGGGAGTTGCGGGTCGTTGGCGGCGGTGCTCGAACGTGTTGCCCCCCTGGACCGGGAAGTCAGGCAGGCCGACTTTCCGCGCCGACCCGAGTCAAGGGGGCTGCTTGCTCGGGCCGAGCGAGCGGCAAGAGTCCGGAGTGGGAAGTCGGTGAGGCCGACTTCCCACTTCGGGGCCGGTCGCCACCACGGCAGGCCGGTGCCCCCTTGCGAACCGCAAGGGGGCACCGGAAGCAAGACCCTCCGGACCCGTTGACCCCGCCGCAGAACCCACACCCCGGCCATTCCTCCCGCCCGGAAGGGCGACCAGGAGCCGACCGGCA comes from Streptomyces sp. TLI_053 and encodes:
- a CDS encoding HtaA domain-containing protein — its product is MPLPHRLRRLAAALVTALAALLTVVVLPGQAVAAEGKVSGGRLDWGIKQSFLTYVTGPIAKGTWALTGGAATVSGSGFRFHSATGSYDPANGALTAAFSGGVRFTGHEENGTNALDLSIGRLTFRAAAGGAAGLYADVSSKSRETGQVSNASQAKLAELSLAGVDLRGAAGTLSLSNVPATLTDAGAKAFGGFYTAGTALDPVSLSVNLPAAQATPTPTAPASPTAVASPSASAPAVPVPSTTAPTAPASPAAPTTPAATPATEFANGALDWGVRRTFRDYVTGTVAQGRWELSGGAADGGAFYRWTPAKGSYDQATGALTAAFTGSVRFTGLKSGDAYGLDLTLANTAVTVADGKGVLRADVAGRTPDGGTQQLTGVELGTFDPAGLSTEGGLLKAVELPLTLTEAGGKAFGGLYPAGTAMDPLSFAVALDPAAALPPLPDLGSAPAVAPTPSATTAPPATPAAAPVAADAGDSGGVPTAALVGGGLLAVALAVTAGLFVLRRRRATPADAA
- a CDS encoding HtaA domain-containing protein → MSRNRTRMAALAAVTAGLGLTAFGAPVLAFGAGAPSSVTYDTGSLDWGVKASFRSYVTGPVGQGAVELSGGATTNADGSFHFGLASASYDMGTHVLTSAFTGGVRFTAHHGALDVGLSDLKITTAGTVGTLTADTASKETVGAPEPTRRDDVPLVTFTVGRDTTNGTPTAAKLTEEGAKAFAGFYAAGSDMDPLSLLLKQSPATPSPTATPTPTQTPTATATPTATGSPTATASSTATASPTVTASPTATASPTATGSPTATSSPTATGSPSATNSPTATGSPSTAPSNGELAVVNGTLDWQVKESFRKYLQSPVANGKVEFAGGAADYRFSGAKGAYNTKTHALSAGFAGSVRFLGHPGEGGGYQLDTTFSKLGLSIDKDGAFLTADVNAKSLDGKTTTLSGARIAELDLSKASLAPVNGVVTLNAVPAKLTAEGVPAFANYKAGEALDPVTVSLAFDKNAQLPTGTAGGGTGGAGGAGGSVGGTGTGTGTGSVSGAGTVGGASLTTGGSSSSLGGSGVLASTGSDTPVVPLLATAAGLLLLGGGATALARHRKSLSV
- a CDS encoding PD40 domain-containing protein — translated: MSKALSFRKSSSRIAKLAAIGAITVGLVAAVSPAAQAASAAAAGPKGLKHNVLTVSNGTRYVQIDGKTVDFRTVVRDLAWSPDGNKAVFIDGASNLVISDADGSNRVTVAKNPGGQNWNHPTWQTIPGYAEGGLLSRNNIVFVARKNGVSRLETIPANAVQGQPTDLSVSGGFDGPELPETGNIWPNASSKKGTAVYANPGTGTVYIHDDYLRSQSDVLTKGSQPALSPDGEDVVFVRSVQGHDHLFVQGVHDKTAKDLTPKATTDYTQPTFSPDGRTIAARTPKGIVTLPVSGAAKPTVVTSRVGLPAYRG
- a CDS encoding DUF397 domain-containing protein gives rise to the protein MAQLDWQKSSFSGDDSNCVEIRTGDGLVELRESDDGDTVLHTTPAAFASLLRTIKADRLDHPF
- a CDS encoding helix-turn-helix transcriptional regulator, giving the protein MALRTQISERQRRFGAELRRLREGAGLAVKDAGALVGMGGPQLSHIEAGRTGLDPDRLTTLLNAYGHMDETYVTALQEMGLSNGKGWWSAFKGSVNASALDLAESESTAASLSSYETLLIPGLLQVPRYSEVILSSDEKKMEFRRSRQQVIDGDGAIPFHAVIHEAALHTRFGGPDAMRDQLDHLVEISELDHVTIQILPFRCTDYVSTGTPFMIVHGAHRDLDTALMEHPGGTSYLSDQAEVAAYRAKFDALKALALPALDASLPLRSRVEHDSWGLVQHLRYTL
- a CDS encoding ATP-binding protein, which gives rise to MRALIPPDCSLARAELRAALTSAGWPPDVIDDAELAFQELYINAWQHGGCQAPPVLVCLRPAVLRVSVCDDCPDLPSPRVSADPYAVSGRGLHLVRALTDRVGADSTKSGKVVWFELDFAA